From the genome of Clavibacter nebraskensis NCPPB 2581:
ACGGCGGTGGGCGCGCTCACACCAGCTGCCCGTTCACGTGCAGAGCGCCCGCGGGGAAGGCGTCGGCGGGGGAGGTGACGGGCAGGATCATCCAGCCGTGGTCCTGGTGCACGACCTCGGCGGCGCCGAGCAGGGTGAAGCCGTTGTAGTGGCCGGTGCGGTCGGGGAGCGGGATCCAGCCGTGGCGCTCGTAGTACCCGGTGGTCTCCGCGCCCGTCTCGAGGAGGCCGAACGGGACGGCGAGGCGGGCGAGCGCGCCGCGGATCCCGTCGGCGAGCAGCGTGCCGATGCCCTGCCCCTGCCGCTCCGGGTGCACGGCGACCATGCCGGTGGATCCCATGAGCAGGTCGTCCGCCGGGTCGCCCTGGCCGTCGCCGAGCTCCGCGAACACGCGCCGGAGACCCGCGTGCGCGACGATCTCGTCGCCGTCGTGCACGAGGACCCGCAGCTCGGGCTGCGCGCCCGCCCAGCTGCGCGCGCCCACGTAGCCCGCGGCGAAGTCGGGGAAGGCGAGGGCCAGGAGCGCCGCGATCCGCTCGTGGTCGGCGACGTCGAGCGCGCCCTCGCGGACGACGGAGAGGCGGGGTCCCATGGGTCGAGGCTAGCGGCCGGTCACGCGGGTGTCCGGGCCCGGACCGCGGCCCGGTCGCGCGGCCCGCCCGCCCGTAGGGTGGAGCGCATGACCACCCCGCAGTCCGTCTGGCAGGACAAGCTCGGCCGCCTCTCCATCCGCTGCGTGCAGATCCTGGCGGTCCTCGTGGTCGCCATCGCGATCGTGTACGCCGCCATCTCGCTCAAGCTCGTCGTGATCCCGGTGATCATCGCGCTGATCCTCGCCTGCGCCGTGCGCCCGATGGTGCTCTGGATGGAGCGCCGCGGCGTGCCGGACGCGCTCGCTGCCGCCATCGCGCTGCTCACCGGCCTCGTGCTCTTCGGCGGCGCGATCACGGCCGTCGTCTTCGGCGTGCAGAGCCAGTGGCCGACGCTCGTGAAGGCCACCAGCGAGGGCGTCGACCAGCTGCAGACGTTCATCCAGGAGGGCGGACTGCCCATCGACTCCGCGCAGATCGACTCGATCCGCCAGTCGGCCGTCGACTTCCTCACCAGCAGCCAGTTCGGATCCGGCGCCATCGCGGGCGTCTCCGTCGCCGCCGAGGTCGTCACGGGGGCGATCCTCGGGCTCGTCGTCTTCTTCTACTTCGTCAAGGACGGGCCGCGGATCTGGGCCTTCCTCATCCGCCCGTTCCGCGGTCGAGGCCGCAAGCGCGCCGTGCGCGTGGGCCACGAGGGTTCGAAGGTGCTCGGCGGGTACATCCGCGGCACGGCGACCGTCGCGCTCGTCGACACCGTCTTCATCGGCGCCGGCCTCTTCATCCTCGGCGTGCCGCTCGCGCTGCCGCTGTCGCTCGTGGTGTTCATCGGCGCGTTCGTGCCGATCGTCGGCGCGACCGTCGCGGGCATCCTCGCGGCGCTCGTCGCGCTCGTGACCAACGACCTGCTGACGGCGATCATCGTCATCGGCATCGTGATCGCCGTGAACCAGCTCGAGGGCAACCTGCTGCAGCCGGTCGTGCTCGGCAACGCGCTCAAGCTGCACGGCCTCGTCGTCCTGCTGGCCCTGACCGCCGGCACGATCCTCGGCGGCATCATCGGCGCGATCCTCTCGGTGCCGCTCACCGCCGTCGCCTGGACCGCCTGGAAGATCATCATGGAGCCGGACGAGGAGGAGCCGGAGCCGCCGGCACCCGCGCCCCTCGAACCCGTGACGAAGGCGGCGCGCGGGCTCACCGCGATCCTCACGGGCCGCACCGCCACCGCCACCCGCGCCGAGCGATGAGCGCGTCCGGCGCCGCGGCGGGCCTGCAGCGCTCGCCCGGCTTCGCGGTCGCCGCGCGCCTCGGGCACGCGGTCAACGGCCTGCTGCACCTCCTCATCGGCGTGGTCGCGTTCCGCCTCGCGACGGGCGGCGGCGGCTCGGCCGACCAGTCGGGCGCGCTCGGCTCCATCGCGGGATCGCCCGGGGGCCGCGTGCTGCTGTGGGTCGTCGTGGTCGGCCTCCTCGGGCTCGGCCTCTGGCAGCTCGTCGAGACCGTGCTCACGCGCGGCGAGAACGCGAAGCGCACCTGGGCGGCGCGCGCGAAGGAGCTCGGCAAGGCCGTGGCGTACTTCGCGATCGCGGCCACCGCGCTGCGCTTCGCGACGGGCGGATCCAGCGACTCCTCCGAGCAGACCCAGTCGCTCAGCGCCAGGCTCCTCGCGGCGCCCGGCGGCGTCGTGCTGCTCGTGGCCCTCGGGCTCGCCGTCGTCGCGGTGGGCGTCTACTTCGGGTTCAGGGGCGCGACGAAGCGCTTCCGCGAGGACCTGGCCGTGCCGTCGGGGTCGCTCGGGCGCGGGATCACGGCGCTCGGCGTCGCGGGCTACGTCGCCAAGGGCGTCGCGCTCGTCGCGGTCGGCGTGCTGTTCGTCGTCGGCGCGGTCACGGCCGACCCGAGCCGCGCGACCGGTCTCGACGGCGCGCTCCAGTCGCTCGCGGGGCTGCCCGCGGGCGTCGCCGTGCTCGCGATCACCGGGCTCGGCCTCATCGCCTACGGCCTGTACTGCGGCGCCCGCGCGCGCTACGCGAAGCTGTGACGAGCCGTCCGGCCGTCGCGCTCGACGGCGTGCGGCCGGATGAGGTGCACGTCGTGCGGGTCTTCGTCGATGCGGACGGGCGTCACGGCAACGAGCTGGGGATCGTGCTCGCCTCGCCCCGCACCGTCGGCCGGGAGCTCGCGATCGCGCAGGCGCTCGGCTTCAGCGAGACCGTCTTCGTCGATGCGGTGGACGCGCCGGGCGCGGAGCCGCGGGGCGCGTCGATCCGCATCCTCACGCCCGCGCGCG
Proteins encoded in this window:
- a CDS encoding DUF1206 domain-containing protein, with the translated sequence MSASGAAAGLQRSPGFAVAARLGHAVNGLLHLLIGVVAFRLATGGGGSADQSGALGSIAGSPGGRVLLWVVVVGLLGLGLWQLVETVLTRGENAKRTWAARAKELGKAVAYFAIAATALRFATGGSSDSSEQTQSLSARLLAAPGGVVLLVALGLAVVAVGVYFGFRGATKRFREDLAVPSGSLGRGITALGVAGYVAKGVALVAVGVLFVVGAVTADPSRATGLDGALQSLAGLPAGVAVLAITGLGLIAYGLYCGARARYAKL
- a CDS encoding AI-2E family transporter, with product MTTPQSVWQDKLGRLSIRCVQILAVLVVAIAIVYAAISLKLVVIPVIIALILACAVRPMVLWMERRGVPDALAAAIALLTGLVLFGGAITAVVFGVQSQWPTLVKATSEGVDQLQTFIQEGGLPIDSAQIDSIRQSAVDFLTSSQFGSGAIAGVSVAAEVVTGAILGLVVFFYFVKDGPRIWAFLIRPFRGRGRKRAVRVGHEGSKVLGGYIRGTATVALVDTVFIGAGLFILGVPLALPLSLVVFIGAFVPIVGATVAGILAALVALVTNDLLTAIIVIGIVIAVNQLEGNLLQPVVLGNALKLHGLVVLLALTAGTILGGIIGAILSVPLTAVAWTAWKIIMEPDEEEPEPPAPAPLEPVTKAARGLTAILTGRTATATRAER
- a CDS encoding GNAT family N-acetyltransferase, yielding MGPRLSVVREGALDVADHERIAALLALAFPDFAAGYVGARSWAGAQPELRVLVHDGDEIVAHAGLRRVFAELGDGQGDPADDLLMGSTGMVAVHPERQGQGIGTLLADGIRGALARLAVPFGLLETGAETTGYYERHGWIPLPDRTGHYNGFTLLGAAEVVHQDHGWMILPVTSPADAFPAGALHVNGQLV